ACACTACACGTAGTAAATTGTTGACTCCAACATTGTGTGCTTGTAATATCTGTTACACTGAAGAGGGACATCTGAaggtgaaacacaaactggtgACAGAAAGGCTGAAAACACACGTTGATCTCGGGCAAACACATGAAAGTGATCTCACCTTCCGAACATGCATGTGGCAGTGAGAGGAAACTCGGTGCCATCGCCTCCACTCCTCTTGATCACGACTATTTTCCCGTGTAGAGGCATTTTCGTTTTACTTTACCTAGaagaacacacagcacacacgtGTCAAAACAGCTAGCTAAAGAGCAGCAGCCCAGCGGTGGGGTTATTTAAAACATGGCATTTAACCATCAACGTTAACCTTCATGAAACACGCTGCAAACTGAGGAATACGTGTGCGACGGTATTTAACAGACCGCTTATTGACTAGTTAGTTGCATCTTTAACGTGCGTGTGATTCGAAGTTATTTAGCGTGAGTTTAAACACACGTGTCTCCCCCGTGGTCACGTTGTAAAACATTAGCTCATCACGCACAGATGCCAAATGTGTCAAATGTCGTTAAGTAGCATTAGCAACGacagtgtgaaataaaaaccagttGAAACATAAAGTGCTAAATCCTGTATCGACTCAATTTGAAGACTTCGCTGATTAAACACGCATAGCGGACCTTACCTGTAGTTCCGTTCAAAGACACGTTAACTTCGGACCGTCCATAAACATCGAGCGGGATGCGTCGAAGAGGAATTTCACTGTAATATCATGTCAGACTAAAACTACCGTGGATATTCTACCGTACGCTAAAAGGAACATGGACGAACGGCTAACTTCAGCTACCTTAACCGGCCGAGCCTCGTTGCCCCTTCCTGAGATGCGCTGTGGTATCACTCCGCCGACCTACACACGCAGTACAAACTCACAAAATACTCGGATTAccaaatatttttgaaatgaaatattcgTGTTATtgtgttctgctgtgtttttaaatatgtatgtatgtgtctgAATGAAACATTACGCGTATTTGTACAGAAGGGactattttgtttttgaatgcGGCGGAACGATATCGCTTCGGCGGAGGGAAAGCcatttgaatttgtttgaaATTCCGCGCGAAGGGTTGTGATTGGTCGAAACGTCATCATCTCTGAAGAAGACGGATCATAGGGCTGACCAATCACCGGGCTTCTTCATGAAAACGAGTCCAATGATCTGAACCACAAGTacattgtaaataataatagtcataataatgatagtgctcctactactactactactactaataataaataataataatacaaatattattataataatactcGTAATAATACTCTAATAATCGTAATAATcgtaataattattatatttggtttgtctgtatgatttattcaatatattttttaaatacctgTACTAGTGCTACATCATCATAACAGACCCCTCAAATAGATAAGATTAGATAATCTTGTACCTTTACCTTTGATGATTCTCTGTAGAGGAAATGTACAattgacacagcagcacaagggAAAGTAGCAGCCAGCAGTGCAAGGGGCCAAGTGTAAGTACGTAGAAATACTATGTGcaagaaatagaaataatggATACAAGTCTGTTTTTCTAATGTGCAATATAAAGATGAGTATACaggttgtgtatttgtgcaattTGTCCAAATTCATTGTAATTCACAATATGAGCAGCAGTCATTCTTGCACTATGGATTATAATGTTTGACCATTCTGTGGTTGTGCAGTGTAATTGCTGATGGCACAAAGGAGCCCTCGAATAgatgttattttcagtttaatgcCTTGAATCAAGCACGGTTTGATCTGTTTGAGACTAATGCACAACTTCAAGTTACAATCAGTCTTTGATAAAGTGGTTTTCCCAAGACACCAACATGAGCATTACATAGTCAGAAAATGATCATTGTACTGTGCACTTTAGTGGAGGTGAGTCAATCTTTAAATTTATCCTCAGCCTGGTTCAATcggtagagagacagagagctaCAGAGCTTCTGTTTATGTCATTTCCTCCATTCTGTTCCTTATATCACCTCCACcatggaggttgtgttttcacccctgactgtttgtttgttggcagtATCACcctaaaaactacaaaatgtcAACCAAACCTGATGGGGGATGAGTCCTGGGAAGAAAGAAACCATTCAATTTTGCCATGGATAGGAAGTAGGTGGTGGATATAGGAttacattttttcactttcttctgcATTTCAAGATAATGGCAATCTCTAAAacataagataaaaaaatattgaatactCATTCTCTAAGGTCTATGATGCAGCTAAATTATCCACATTGCTTTTATTAGCTGGTCATAAACTTGGTCAAACCAAACCAGTAAGGTCGTAGCTGCGAAACCTCTGAGACTATTCAATTGTGTGAGGTTGTTTTACAGTGTAGGAGTTCAACGTTTAGGAGAAAGAATGTTTGATTTCttatttaaaattcacattGAACTGggattcatttttatttctgattcatccatcatctgtgGAGCTTCCAGTGTTTGTTATCAGTCTATTCAACGCCATGCTATAGGTACGCATCATAAAAGTGGTAACAAGGCTTCCAGGAAATGTCAGGAAAGTTAGCAGGAAAGTGTTTGATCCGAATATCCCCAAACATCTCCAGAATATATGAAAATGGGGTAACAAACGCCCCCTGGAGGACACCCCTGGTGCAGAGAATGACAAGTAAGGACACatggacaacacaaacacatttcataattattaaatgttcattttatttattttttttatcttttttttgttggtttttttttttcaaagtcgCTTGATAATCTTGACAAAATTGCAACATATTCCATACTTCTCAAACTGACGGTGTGTCTGTTGCTATTCCAGATTAGCTGTGGAGGGAAAACGTTGTGCGCCGTTCTGGACATGTTAAGTCCTAAATGATGAAAGCAGCTTTGACCGTACAAATTAAAgtaacacatgaggagagactcCACACTGGCATCCTATGTCGTAACGTTGCGTGGTCAGAGTCTCTCTGCGCAAGTCCTGCTCTGCCAGGCCTAACGAAAGTGAGTGATTGAAGTAAAATCCAGGGGCTCAGtagcagaagtgtgtgtgtgtgtgtgtgtgtgtgtgtgtgtgtgcgtctgtgatTGAAGGGTCACGGGGTGCAGTACAGAACATATACAAAGAACAGGCCAAGCACAAAAAATGATTCCTTCCTGAGACATTGGCGTGTGTACAGTAATGATGGTCTCGATGACGTGTGTTGACGGTGAAGGCGTTTTGGCGTAAAAAGTGAGTCACAGGGTGCGAGGTTGCTCTGGATCCGGCAAAAAAGTCACATATTGGTTTCTACCACAGGGAGATTTGTGAGGACTTGGTTGACAAACATCACATTTGGGACCTTCACTTGCCTGACCACTGACAGCGTAGAGGGACCACTACTATCTAGTCTTTTCCCAACCACTACAGATTATCGATCCATTCAGAGACTACGGAGAATCACTTGTGTTTAATACAGTGTGTATGTACACCATTCTTCACATTTAACTCTCGTTTGAAGCTGGGCTGCTGTAGCTCACGTGAATCTGGCTGGCTGCATGTGGCCACCATTTTCATGAAACACCATCTCTTTCTGCTACATGGccgaaaagaaaaacaaaaaaaagctttgcCCCGAGTGGAGTGCTACTCTGTTATCTACTGTAcgtaaaaacatgatttaaaagtgAGGGGGAAGGGGGCAAAGGTTGAAATTGTTTGTGAAAGCCACATTCTGAACAGCCAGTGATTGGTTAAGGGTCTGTCCAGTATTTAGTAGGACACAAAACACGAAAGAACTTCCTTCAGTAAAATGTGctcaaaatgtcttttcttgAATCACAAAcctataaacaaaaaaaaaacacataaaggtattcttaaaaaaaaaaaaaaaaatcaggtgaAGCCTAAAACTCTTCAtagttttaaagaaatgaatacAGCTTATATACACAAACTCAAAGGCTACTTAAAATACACCTTAATAATGAATCTTCATTAATTTGATTTCTTGAAAGGACCTGTGACCATATCATACAACCGAGTTCATACAATCATTTTTATCCATTCTCTTGGAAgcgaaaaaaaagaaaaagaaaaaaggaaaacaaatccaacCTGGAATAGTAGGTGATATTCATTGAGACTTGTTTTCTGTGCacgtttgtgtatgtttgtgtgtgtgtgtgtgtttgtactgtatgtgtagAATGGAGAGACATTTCATcatctttttgctttttgttaaTTAGAATTGTTGTACAAATGTGATAAAACGGAAACATCTCTCTCAATACTCATGAAGGGTATGAAAAGATTCAAACAGTGAAGCAGTACAACAGTTTCTAATCTCAGAAGACATGTCCTCATTTCAATCTGCCATTCATTCTCTTCTGGACATGTCAAACACAATAGTTCCTTAtcttttctatatatatttatatatcttttgtatgaaatctgttttttttgaagttggaaaaagagaaaaaaaaaggacccAAAGTctttgaggagggggggggggtcttttgACAAGTCCCGAGCTCGCAGTCTGCCTCAggatacaacaacaaaaaaagtgtcTGGTGTTCGTCAAATCAGTCTGTATGCATTGTCCTTGTCCATATATTTGTCCCATGATGTCCCACCCAGTCTCAGTTCCATTCAACACTGGTCTCCACTGCATCCAGATTCCATGTCATCAGTCTTTTggaaagaggtggagaggggaggagcagcgatggagaggagagtggagggagatggaggagtcATCAGCAGTGTTTACGGTGTGGTCTCTCAAGAGGCATCCTGACGCCCCGGCCTGCCCTGGCCCGGCCTTACCTCCCCTCGAGTCAAGACGGTGCTCCAGAGTGAGGGAAAGCAGGTCAGGAGGTGAAGGGGTTTTGTGTCctaggagaggaggaggatggctCTGCCAGTCTCCTGTGCTCAGCAGTCAGAGTCCAGGcccccctccctcgctcctcctcttcagaaCACcgagggaggagacagagcattgtgaggacattttttattttttttaaaaggtggGCCGTTACTATGGCGATTGTGTGGCTGGACTGCTTTGGGCAGAGCTGGGGGACAGACTGGGGCTGCAGCTTCCAGGGGGGGCGCCGCTTGGCCGGCCGCCCGCAGCACCGCTTTCCAGACCTTCTGAGTTCTCCAGCATCTCCTGGATGAGAGGGGGCATGGAGCCGGGGATCTCCATCTTCAGGGTGATGACACGCTCAGCGCCTGTAGAAGGGACAAGAAAATATAAGCTTTCAAAGTtcagacaaaacacattttaaataccaATTCATTCTTGGTAGAGAAGACACAATTCACAGATAAACCACGAATAACAAGTATGGACCACAGACCTTTAGCACTGATGCTTCTCAGATCAGtgatcttcatcagcatctTGGGGAACATGTGCGGTTTGTGGGGCCTCCTCTTCCTTACATAAATTTTGAGCGCCTCCAGCAGGGGCTCCTGCAGGACGTCCAccttctctgcctcttccaAGTCCTGACGATCTGTAGACGAACACACCAAGTACAGAAAATGTTTGTCAGTGTCCTACCTACTGTCATGATCAGAAAGAACCACTAGGTGGTGCTCAATGAAAGAGTACAACACAGCATGGccacttcatttcatttatagATAGAGGGGACATCCTGTCCTTCAACTAGGTGTTAAGAGTATTCACGTGCACCATTTTGGGTGTAGGTTTTTAAGGGTTTTTTGTTGTACCTCCACACAGCAAACAGATGGCACTGAGCAGCCCCGTCTCCGCATCGTCCATCTCCAGAGGAAGGAGCTGGTTGGCGAAGGCGAAAACCAGGTCGGTGAGGGGACCAAAGCCGGCGTTGTGCATCTGGGTTCGGTTGAGCGTGAGTCCATCTGAGAAAGTCATGGTGTCTTGCTCTGGTGTGTAGCGTGTACAGATCCGCAGTATCTGTgggcagcagagacagaacGGATTGTTCAGACACTTGCATGAAATCTTTAACCACTCCgctatttatttgtacaaatCTAGGTAGTGTTTggtgacattttgtgtgtgtgtgtgtgtgtgggggggggatctgGGCTGCTCTTACCAGGATGTCCAGACAGGCGGCTTTGAGCAGAGTGATCTGGTCAGCGATGGTAAGCGTCGTGAAGCCAGGCAGCTGCTTAGCAAACTCCACTGTCTTTATGATGCACTTGGTGGAGAGTTCGCTGAACTTGTCCCACAGGTCTACGTCCAAGGACACGCGTCGTTCTGAGCTGTTACTCTGTAGGAAGGGCAGGAAGTTCTATATATTAACAGGTGACCGCAAATCTACAGGTAACTGTAACTGTGTGCGTGTCACACCACTAACCGTAGTGTATTTGCCCAGCTGGCAGAGAGAGGGGAACGTTTCCTTGTGTGCCTTGCGAACCCTGTCGATCATCTGCTCCGTGTCGGGACTCAGCACGTAGCTCTCCGTGCACTCCTGCTTCTTctcatcctttttctttttgttccgGTCGTTCCTCACAGCTAAAGGGAGACAAGGAGGGGCACAAAAGAATTGGTATGGTTGCATAAAACATCTAAGCTTTATTCATCTACATTTAAATAGTGATTATTACAGTATCTCTTTTAAAAGCAAGCAATGAAACAGCAATGCTAATGAGATTGCTTGAAAGGGCGTAGCAACCACAACCTGGTTACTATGTGTCAGACATTAGCACCACCTGACACCACCTCAAGGAAAACTGAGATCATGATCAAAGTCATCAGCGGGGAAGGATGTTCCCTCTGTgtcaaagagcagcagcaacCGCAGCTCTGTCTCTTATCTACGGCTATAAGATAAATGTTGTCAGACAGCTATGGTAATGggagtgaggaaaaaaaaacttgaaataaTCCAGTGTTGTTTCCCTCTGGGCATCTGGCTGAGAATAGTCTGCTCACcccaaatgacaaaaaacactAGGCAGGGTGTTTAGCATTGGAATCCCATTACAGGCTCCATCCATTTCTCCCGGCCTATCCACGCTGGGGTGCAGTTTAGCTATGACttggttgtgtatgtgtgtgttgagggtggggggtgggggtctgGTGAGATGGGGTGCTACTTGATAAATAGTGGTGGGGGATGGAGCTATCCATAAGGCTGACAAATTGCCACAGCTTTCATTAGGGGTTCCCGGCTAATCTAATAACATAATATGACAAATATCCTGCCTCTAATGGTTTTAAAGGGCTCGGCTGCTcagctccaaaaaaaaaaaaccttccagctttttctctctctctctctctctctctgtgtcacaaatttctccctctctcttggtTATACAACACGCTCTCGCTTTCCTCGTTGTACTCTCATTTTGTTCCATTCTCGCCGACGCACGCTATGTCTccattttaaaattgtattgcCTTAGCTTAAAATCCCCACCCCAGCCCTCCCTAAAATCCTCTATCATTTCTCTCATCTCTACCTCCCCTCAGGGTACCTGAATTTCCCCCTAGCTGCTGACCTGAGATCAGATTTTCCTCGTCTTAATCCTAACCTTTACCATTAAGGGCCAGAGAGCTCAGGCTGATGGGAGATCAGTGTCTGTGACAGGGGGGCCTGGCCCGGGGCCAGGCAGGGATGCACTAGTTGGAGCTGCTGCTCATTCATCAGCCCACAGACAGGCCTCCCTGCATGGGAGAAcatgaggagaaggaggaaggcgGGGGCTGGAAGTCTGATGCTGCACTATGTTACTGCTAAGCACTGTTCGCCAAAACAAGACACGAAGAAGACCCTGCTGTGCACATAGAGCATGGTAATGCTTTATTTTCCAGCATTTTATTGCTACTCATGTGGTAGGCTAGCGTAACCATAGTCACTCAAACACATGTGGACCTGCAGTGGAAAACAAAGCAGTTAAGTGTGACAACTGATATTTTACACTACGTTAGGATGTAAATCATTTCAGTGAAAACAAGCAGATCAGTACAAAGCCGTAATGAGCTAATTATGACTTAGTTAGCGAAGGAACACCCTCGCAAACAACCGTCAGCTTTTGAGGCCAGTTACATAAAATGGTAGTAGAGCTGCTGAACATATCTGGGCCGGCTCTGCTTGTGGCACTGATTGGGAATCTGCGTCCTGTCTGCCACGAGGGGAGGGGCGGGTGGGCCGCAAAACAATCGATGTCCAATTAATTCACAAATAAAAGTGGGGCATCCCTAGTGCCCAGACATTACCCGCACTGACAAATTGGCAGCACAATCATAAGCCGCACAACACAATTTAATGAAGTCATTAAAGAACTATTAGGCACGACTGGCGATCTGTCATGGCGAATTGCCACATGCAATAActtggaggaggggggggactGTGGCAGGGGAgctcaaatgaaagaaatactGCCTCGCTTTTTTATTAtgtacgtgagtgtgtgtgtgtgtgtgcgcatttttatgtttgtgtgggtgttaCTTCAAGCAATGCATCTTTCAAAATGCATTATGAGAATATGAATGCTAATGGGGGGACTTGCATCCTGAATTGTTTGTGGTTACATGTTCATTgcataaaaatgatttacaagAGCCAGTGTGTAACGTGTACAGAATACTGTAACAGTGTagatgtgtacacacacacacacacacacatgtgtacacacacacacatgtgtacacacacacacacacacacacacacacacacacacacacacacacacacacacacacacacacacacacacacacacctcaatcATTTGTTCTCATTCTGGATTTTAGCTGCAACGTGCAGTTAATAGACAATTTCTGTTAGTGCCTCAGTGtgtatgtatttctgtgtgtgtgtctgtgtgtctgtgtctgtgtacaaGACAGAGAGGTGGGCAGAAAGGGATAATTCGTGTGAGGAAAATTAAAGCACTGGCAGCTCGTCCATCACACAGATTAAATTCAATGgaaagataaaaatgtcaatgttcCCCCCGCTCCTGCTGCTCGCAGCGCAGAGCCACCGTCGACAGTGATGAaactttctccctccctccctctgtcctccagcctctctcatccctccctccctccctccgctctCTCTCAATTCCTGAGTTTCATTCTCGGgactcttctctctgccttCATCTCACTCCAGTATCCTGCCTTCCCGGCTGATGTTATCCTCCCCCTTCCTCACTTCTACATCATTCTTTGCTTCATCTTATTTTACTTGTATTACTTTTTACTATCACTGGAGGATTGTGCAACTGAACCATGTGATCACCCCtcaggcacaaaaaaaaaactttaaataggGAAATGTCAGCAGTGGGAATTAACTAACTATAGTATGAATatgctttaaattaaattaggcGTTGTATATGCAGAGTCTACTTAAGGTGGGTTAGTGATCCTTTAAACACAGCAAAGGTTAGGTTAGGATGTGCATGGCTTGCAACCACTTATATATCTATGAACACTTAGCATAAAATTTTTTTCCTTctacatatttaaatttaaatacattacagACTATCCAATGAGGAAAATGCAAATCAAAAGAAATGTCCAACTGTTTTATGTAACAGAAGCGTTTGTTCCCAACCTGTTACTCATCTCATGACCACATCCATGCTGCAAAGTACGTCACTGGCCTGAGGGCAAAGTGAGCATGAGTGTTACTTTGGaatattattgtaatttttgaTATCTACAtatgaaattaaagttttttttttttttgccctgcTGCATCAAAGCAAGATTGTTCTTGGTTCGCATCCTGGTTCTTTCTGTTTGGAGTTTTCTAcaatacgctggcgacctgtccacgGTGTACACCGCCTCCTGCCCAATAtccgctgggattggctccagctccccttcTACTTAtagataatgtttttttttaacttatatgatttatttatggAGATGATTGATCTAACCACACACTGTCAGGTTAATAACAATGTGCCACCAGCCTACACTACAGGCGTTTCCTTGTAACCCTCCACTTACTCCAAACACCCCCTTTCCCTTTCTCCTATGCGCCATCTTGCTTGGCATTGCCACCTGGCAGCAGGCCTGGCACTGTTGTCTGGAGCTGTCGGCCGGCAGACGCAAGGTCACCCAGACGTCCCCCAAGAGCTAGCAGGGGGGTCcaccttctgtgtgtgtgtctgacaagAGACTGTATGGTGTTTCAGTGGAGCTGTCTCAATGTATTTAGGTTAAAGCTGTTTTTTCTAAATACTGGTTTGTGTCAGTCACCTTGTATGCACATaatttgagtgtgtgcacgAAATAATGCATGCGCAtgtatttttatgtgtgtgtattgtctgtgtgtgtgtgagggggacagagagactCCCTGCTGGCCCCAGATGGTCAGTCTCTCCTTCCTCACCAGCTAAGACCAGTTTCACTTGTCAAAGTCACTGCTGCAGACACAAGATGAAAAATCTGTGCACAATATGTGACCACAATTGGAGAAGGAAATAGctattaaataaaaagcagctgaGTAAAGGGTCAATATCCATCCAGTAACTAAATTTCGAGCCTAGAATCCTGTCAGAAAACCAAACTCTTCTCTTATGCTTTACTGCatcttcaccactagatggctCCCCAACTCTAGTCTATTCCTCTAActcgtgtgtgcatgtgcgtttAAAAGAGCCGGCTGCTGTGATCCTTCTAACCATGATTAATGGCCCCATTCAAAGGTAAGGAGCTTGGAGGATAACTTCTTTTACTGTAAACCACAGTGCTGTGGCATGGGGAGCGCTCCCTGCACTCTCCGTACCAGAAAGATGAGGTAAATAGCGCTGGGAAGACGGGAGACAGTGAGAGATGGAGCCAGGGAggatgtatgcatgtgtgttttaacaggTGTGAGccagtgagaggaggagaggctaCACTTTCTATGTATCTATTATTAATATACTGCATGTCCTATTAATGAGTGTTTTAACTGTATGCATAGGTACAGCTGTATCCCATACACATtttgtgagtgtctgtgtcatgtgactTGGCTGACGTAGAAAAATAAACCCTGCCGGCCTCTGAGTTCTCTGCGGTCACACCTCTACCAATTACTTTATCAAGTCTGACTGCTTGTgcatatgtgtctgtgtgtgcgagtgtgtatgtTCACACAGCCCCCGGGGTGCAATGATGGAAGCAGACGCCTGCTCTTTCACTCTCGGCAGGTGAGAACATATTCATCACAGAGGCCTGCCAAGCCTGGCGACACCCTGACTGTTACTGACAGTCTGCACCACGGCTGCCCTTTGTCTCGCTTTTACCGCAGATATTCTCttcaaactaaactaaaacctCACAACCTAAACAGTCACCTAAAAGGCTGACAGGGGATAGTTAATAGTAACGGCTTTGATTTTACTGTGACCAGTTATGATAGCCACAAAGAAGtcaataatttgtatttgtttataataaaaaaaatgacaagatGGGATTTTCAACCAACAGCGTGTGATAAGAAGTATGGAATCTGATTGGAATAGTAAAGCAGTTGTGAATAAATGATAAAGGAATTGCACGACGCTCTGATGTGCATCACTAGTAAACACTTATGCAAAGACATCATGCAAAAACAATCATGCTCAAGAGCGCCCTGGGAGCAGGGCAATATAGGTAACTTGGGGTATTTACACTCACACTCCTTGGACATCCCGACTTCCAGGCACTTCTGCAGCCGACAGTACTGGCAGCGGTTGCGGGTGACTTTGTTGATGATGCAGTTCTTCTCCCGGTGACAAGTGTACACCATGTTCTTCTGGATGCTTCTCCGAAAGAAGCCCTGCATGAGAAAGGGATAGATAGATGAGGCGACGAGAAGAAACAGAGCGAGGGACGACAGGTTTGGGAGGAGGGATTGGCAGCAAATTGGCGGTCTCTGCAAACAGAGCAGCCAATTGCTAAATTGCTGTGCAAATATAATTGTGCTGTTTGCCCTCGTGAATCCGCCTGTCATATGGTTATCTACCAACATCACTGCTTTCATTACTGTATGTTTTTTGGTTACCTATTGCAAATATCTAGCCCATGTTTACAGTCTCCCATTTCATCCATCCTCCATGACTCACGAGgttgaaatgtattaaattataacAGGCCATATGATGTGGAAGGAGAACCAAAACCCCCTCATTTCCCTTTTCAATATAACTGGATCAAAACAAATCCgagaatacatttaaaagtttaGTCATATGaaacaaatgataaattataatGAGCTTATGTTTGGTCACTTGGCTGAAATGAAAGATTCTTTCGGAagacaaaatatgttttgcacAAAAGTGAGAAAGGAACTGAGCAAAAATATGCCTCCCACACGAAACCCACATCCCTTagtaataatttaaaaattcTCTCTTTTAAGAGCAGCTCCACCTGCCAAAAATAAGCCCAGAAGATTGGGACATAAACTTACTGAGGAGGAAAATTTGAagcgaaaaaaaaaacaaaatacaacagcTGGGGTTTTTGACAGGaaggaaataaaatcacaatatcGCTGTCAAAAAACATTAATCACGTAAcctgtattttgtgattttatgaTATAGAGAACCGAGAAGTGTGTTATATATAAACAACAGTGACAAACCAGCTGGAACGCCATTCTGTTCAATTCCATTCAACCCCAATAAAATCAATGTTGACCTCTGTGCCCTTATTGCTTAACATTCCTTGTGTgtcagaaagataaaaaaaggtTAATGCAAATCAACCACAACCGAGTGAGCTCTCAGCAAGCACAGGCCGGGGACAAATGTTATACAGGTCAATGTCAGTGTTGATGTGACGCACTGGGACATGGGTTATGTTTGGCTGGGTAGGAGGGTGGGTGGGGTCGGCTGGGGgtgggagggaggtgggagTGGTGCAGTGTGGTAGCTGCTACGGAGCCCCATCCCATGCCGGGGGATTAGCACTGCTAGCCGACAGATGGCCGGTGGACCTAAGCCCGCAATTTGTCCTTCCCGGATCACCGGCCTCTTCTCTGGCCTCCCTCCCGCCATCATGCAGTGGAGATGATTCAGGCGGCCTCTGCTGAACTCCGCCGAGGAAGTGCCTACACTTTGTCATGCATCTGTTTGAGCTGgtgctgccagtgtgtgtgatggcgCTGATTACACATGGCAGACTTTGCTTCCAGCTGGTGAAGGAGGTGTTTCGGCCCTCAGACGGTCACCTCATCTAACCCTCTCCTCATGACTTCACTGAAGTCCTACATTTGCTTTAAAACCTGCCGTCACATTACATACATTATTAATGTTGGAAAACAGCAGAGACCTGcaaaatattttcagaaaacCTCCTGGAGaataaagaggagagaacaaGACCTGTAGGTTGACAATAATTCCAGCTGCTGATGCTTAGGGGGCAAGTCTGTAGcctttgtctgcctg
This is a stretch of genomic DNA from Hippoglossus stenolepis isolate QCI-W04-F060 chromosome 21, HSTE1.2, whole genome shotgun sequence. It encodes these proteins:
- the raraa gene encoding retinoic acid receptor alpha-A isoform X2, with product MMYESVDVVGLNPSPNPFLMMDYYNQSRGCLIPEKGLVPGAPHPYSTSIRNQHWNGSNHSIETQSTSSEEIVPSPPSPPPPPRVYKPCFVCQDKSSGYHYGVSACEGCKGFFRRSIQKNMVYTCHREKNCIINKVTRNRCQYCRLQKCLEVGMSKESVRNDRNKKKKDEKKQECTESYVLSPDTEQMIDRVRKAHKETFPSLCQLGKYTTSNSSERRVSLDVDLWDKFSELSTKCIIKTVEFAKQLPGFTTLTIADQITLLKAACLDILILRICTRYTPEQDTMTFSDGLTLNRTQMHNAGFGPLTDLVFAFANQLLPLEMDDAETGLLSAICLLCGDRQDLEEAEKVDVLQEPLLEALKIYVRKRRPHKPHMFPKMLMKITDLRSISAKGAERVITLKMEIPGSMPPLIQEMLENSEGLESGAAGGRPSGAPPGSCSPSLSPSSAQSSPATQSP
- the raraa gene encoding retinoic acid receptor alpha-A isoform X4, whose protein sequence is MAGKGNPLPGPHLNGFPMPTYSYFFPHMLGSLSPPALPGLSLSGYSTPSPATIETQSTSSEEIVPSPPSPPPPPRVYKPCFVCQDKSSGYHYGVSACEGCKGFFRRSIQKNMVYTCHREKNCIINKVTRNRCQYCRLQKCLEVGMSKESVRNDRNKKKKDEKKQECTESYVLSPDTEQMIDRVRKAHKETFPSLCQLGKYTTSNSSERRVSLDVDLWDKFSELSTKCIIKTVEFAKQLPGFTTLTIADQITLLKAACLDILILRICTRYTPEQDTMTFSDGLTLNRTQMHNAGFGPLTDLVFAFANQLLPLEMDDAETGLLSAICLLCGDRQDLEEAEKVDVLQEPLLEALKIYVRKRRPHKPHMFPKMLMKITDLRSISAKGAERVITLKMEIPGSMPPLIQEMLENSEGLESGAAGGRPSGAPPGSCSPSLSPSSAQSSPATQSP
- the raraa gene encoding retinoic acid receptor alpha-A isoform X3, with the translated sequence MAGKGNPLPGPHLNGFPMPTYSYFFPHMLGSLSPPALPGLSLSGYSTPSPATIETQSTSSEEIVPSPPSPPPPPRVYKPCFVCQDKSSGYHYGVSACEGCKGFFRRSIQKNMVYTCHREKNCIINKVTRNRCQYCRLQKCLEVGMSKECESVRNDRNKKKKDEKKQECTESYVLSPDTEQMIDRVRKAHKETFPSLCQLGKYTTSNSSERRVSLDVDLWDKFSELSTKCIIKTVEFAKQLPGFTTLTIADQITLLKAACLDILILRICTRYTPEQDTMTFSDGLTLNRTQMHNAGFGPLTDLVFAFANQLLPLEMDDAETGLLSAICLLCGDRQDLEEAEKVDVLQEPLLEALKIYVRKRRPHKPHMFPKMLMKITDLRSISAKGAERVITLKMEIPGSMPPLIQEMLENSEGLESGAAGGRPSGAPPGSCSPSLSPSSAQSSPATQSP
- the raraa gene encoding retinoic acid receptor alpha-A isoform X1, coding for MMYESVDVVGLNPSPNPFLMMDYYNQSRGCLIPEKGLVPGAPHPYSTSIRNQHWNGSNHSIETQSTSSEEIVPSPPSPPPPPRVYKPCFVCQDKSSGYHYGVSACEGCKGFFRRSIQKNMVYTCHREKNCIINKVTRNRCQYCRLQKCLEVGMSKECESVRNDRNKKKKDEKKQECTESYVLSPDTEQMIDRVRKAHKETFPSLCQLGKYTTSNSSERRVSLDVDLWDKFSELSTKCIIKTVEFAKQLPGFTTLTIADQITLLKAACLDILILRICTRYTPEQDTMTFSDGLTLNRTQMHNAGFGPLTDLVFAFANQLLPLEMDDAETGLLSAICLLCGDRQDLEEAEKVDVLQEPLLEALKIYVRKRRPHKPHMFPKMLMKITDLRSISAKGAERVITLKMEIPGSMPPLIQEMLENSEGLESGAAGGRPSGAPPGSCSPSLSPSSAQSSPATQSP